From Elephas maximus indicus isolate mEleMax1 chromosome 1, mEleMax1 primary haplotype, whole genome shotgun sequence, a single genomic window includes:
- the PRICKLE4 gene encoding prickle-like protein 4 isoform X1 — MSILNSGCSHKGESPTLREPDPPANSDSDSGHLPEEDPGDTSAQGPAVLSLGPPHLDTSPAPSGPGLRTLLQQLPPQDSDSCQWGSPSHSRGLFLQERYCLALEEEELAELRLFCAQRRREALGQGVARLLPPKLEGHTCEKCRERLRPGEYGVFAARAGEQRCWHRPCFACQACGQALINLIYFYHNERLYCGRHHAELLKPRCPACDQLIFSQRCTEAEGRRWHENHFCCQDCAGPLGGGRYALPGGGPCCPSCFKSRYSDADSSLALALEGREPLAGGAEPGWIEGGDRARLNAVTNSRAALLAAAVSSSPETQRGRCGSSPPKECRARNMAEAPKGWAQRRLETPSDPKEDALCPTCSSSSDSEPDGFFLGQRLPRPGETPGSLHAGSSDPSGKPCIIC; from the exons ATGTCAATACTGAACTCAGGCTGCTCCCACAAAGGGGAGAGCCCCACCCTCAGGGAGCCAGACCCACCAGCCAACTCAGACAGTGACTCAGGCCACCTGCCAGAGGAGGACCCAGGAGATACTTCTGCTCAG GGTCCTGCAGTTCTGAGCTTGGGGCCCCCTCACCTGGACACCAGCCCGGCCCCCAGCGGGCCTGGGCTTCGCACCCTCCTGCAACAGCTCCCTCCACAGGACAGCGAT TCCTGCCAGTGGGGCTCTCCCAGTCATAGTAGAGGCCTGTTTCTGCAGGAGCGCTACTGCCTGGCCCTTGAGGAGGAGGAGCTGGCAGAGCTGAGGCTCTTCTGTGCCCAGCGGAGGCGGGAGGCCCTGGGACAGGGGGTGGCCCGCCTGCTGCCTCCCAAGCTGGAAGGACACACCTGTGAGAAG TGCAGGGAGCGGCTGAGGCCCGGAGAGTACGGGGTGTTCGCAGCCCGGGCCGGGGAGCAGCGCTGCTGGCACCGGCCCTGCTTTGCCTGCCAGGCCTGTGGGCAGGCCCTGATAAACCTCATCTACTTCTACCACAATGAGCGTCTCTACTGTGGCCGTCATCATGCCGAGCTGCTGAAGCCGCGCTGCCCTGCTTGCGACCAG cTGATCTTTTCCCAGCGTTGTACCGAGGCGGAGGGGCGGCGCTGGCACGAGAACCACTTCTGCTGCCAGGACTGCGCCGGGCCCCTGGGCGGGGGTCGTTATGCCCTGCCAGGGGGCGGCCCCTGTTGCCCCAGCTGCTTCAAGAGCCGCTACTCTGATGCGGACTCGAGCCTGGCCCTGGCACTTGAAGGAAGGGAGCCCCTCG CAGGGGGGGCGGAGCCCGGTTGGATTGAAGGAGGGGACCGCGCCCGGCTGAACGCCGTGACCAACTCCAGAGCAGCCCTCCTCGCCGCTGCCGTCAGCTCCAGCCCGGAAACCCAGAGGGGGCGGTGTGGATCCAGCCCCCCAAAAGAGTGTCGAGCTAGGAACATGGCAGAGGCACCCAAAGGGTGGGCGCAAAGGCGCCTGGAGACGCCCTCTGATCCCAAGGAGGATGCCCTCTGCCCCACCTGCTCCTCTTCCTCTGACTCCGAACCCGACGGCTTTTTCTTAGGCCAGCGCCTTCCGCGGCCAGGGGAGACCCCTGGCAGCCTCCACGCCGGAAGCAGCGACCCCTCCGGAAAGCCGTGCATCATCTGCTAG
- the PRICKLE4 gene encoding prickle-like protein 4 isoform X4 — MSILNSGCSHKGESPTLREPDPPANSDSDSGHLPEEDPGDTSAQERYCLALEEEELAELRLFCAQRRREALGQGVARLLPPKLEGHTCEKCRERLRPGEYGVFAARAGEQRCWHRPCFACQACGQALINLIYFYHNERLYCGRHHAELLKPRCPACDQLIFSQRCTEAEGRRWHENHFCCQDCAGPLGGGRYALPGGGPCCPSCFKSRYSDADSSLALALEGREPLAGGAEPGWIEGGDRARLNAVTNSRAALLAAAVSSSPETQRGRCGSSPPKECRARNMAEAPKGWAQRRLETPSDPKEDALCPTCSSSSDSEPDGFFLGQRLPRPGETPGSLHAGSSDPSGKPCIIC; from the exons ATGTCAATACTGAACTCAGGCTGCTCCCACAAAGGGGAGAGCCCCACCCTCAGGGAGCCAGACCCACCAGCCAACTCAGACAGTGACTCAGGCCACCTGCCAGAGGAGGACCCAGGAGATACTTCTGCTCAG GAGCGCTACTGCCTGGCCCTTGAGGAGGAGGAGCTGGCAGAGCTGAGGCTCTTCTGTGCCCAGCGGAGGCGGGAGGCCCTGGGACAGGGGGTGGCCCGCCTGCTGCCTCCCAAGCTGGAAGGACACACCTGTGAGAAG TGCAGGGAGCGGCTGAGGCCCGGAGAGTACGGGGTGTTCGCAGCCCGGGCCGGGGAGCAGCGCTGCTGGCACCGGCCCTGCTTTGCCTGCCAGGCCTGTGGGCAGGCCCTGATAAACCTCATCTACTTCTACCACAATGAGCGTCTCTACTGTGGCCGTCATCATGCCGAGCTGCTGAAGCCGCGCTGCCCTGCTTGCGACCAG cTGATCTTTTCCCAGCGTTGTACCGAGGCGGAGGGGCGGCGCTGGCACGAGAACCACTTCTGCTGCCAGGACTGCGCCGGGCCCCTGGGCGGGGGTCGTTATGCCCTGCCAGGGGGCGGCCCCTGTTGCCCCAGCTGCTTCAAGAGCCGCTACTCTGATGCGGACTCGAGCCTGGCCCTGGCACTTGAAGGAAGGGAGCCCCTCG CAGGGGGGGCGGAGCCCGGTTGGATTGAAGGAGGGGACCGCGCCCGGCTGAACGCCGTGACCAACTCCAGAGCAGCCCTCCTCGCCGCTGCCGTCAGCTCCAGCCCGGAAACCCAGAGGGGGCGGTGTGGATCCAGCCCCCCAAAAGAGTGTCGAGCTAGGAACATGGCAGAGGCACCCAAAGGGTGGGCGCAAAGGCGCCTGGAGACGCCCTCTGATCCCAAGGAGGATGCCCTCTGCCCCACCTGCTCCTCTTCCTCTGACTCCGAACCCGACGGCTTTTTCTTAGGCCAGCGCCTTCCGCGGCCAGGGGAGACCCCTGGCAGCCTCCACGCCGGAAGCAGCGACCCCTCCGGAAAGCCGTGCATCATCTGCTAG
- the PRICKLE4 gene encoding prickle-like protein 4 isoform X2: MSILNSGCSHKGESPTLREPDPPANSDSDSGHLPEEDPGDTSAQGPAVLSLGPPHLDTSPAPSGPGLRTLLQQLPPQDSDERYCLALEEEELAELRLFCAQRRREALGQGVARLLPPKLEGHTCEKCRERLRPGEYGVFAARAGEQRCWHRPCFACQACGQALINLIYFYHNERLYCGRHHAELLKPRCPACDQLIFSQRCTEAEGRRWHENHFCCQDCAGPLGGGRYALPGGGPCCPSCFKSRYSDADSSLALALEGREPLAGGAEPGWIEGGDRARLNAVTNSRAALLAAAVSSSPETQRGRCGSSPPKECRARNMAEAPKGWAQRRLETPSDPKEDALCPTCSSSSDSEPDGFFLGQRLPRPGETPGSLHAGSSDPSGKPCIIC; encoded by the exons ATGTCAATACTGAACTCAGGCTGCTCCCACAAAGGGGAGAGCCCCACCCTCAGGGAGCCAGACCCACCAGCCAACTCAGACAGTGACTCAGGCCACCTGCCAGAGGAGGACCCAGGAGATACTTCTGCTCAG GGTCCTGCAGTTCTGAGCTTGGGGCCCCCTCACCTGGACACCAGCCCGGCCCCCAGCGGGCCTGGGCTTCGCACCCTCCTGCAACAGCTCCCTCCACAGGACAGCGAT GAGCGCTACTGCCTGGCCCTTGAGGAGGAGGAGCTGGCAGAGCTGAGGCTCTTCTGTGCCCAGCGGAGGCGGGAGGCCCTGGGACAGGGGGTGGCCCGCCTGCTGCCTCCCAAGCTGGAAGGACACACCTGTGAGAAG TGCAGGGAGCGGCTGAGGCCCGGAGAGTACGGGGTGTTCGCAGCCCGGGCCGGGGAGCAGCGCTGCTGGCACCGGCCCTGCTTTGCCTGCCAGGCCTGTGGGCAGGCCCTGATAAACCTCATCTACTTCTACCACAATGAGCGTCTCTACTGTGGCCGTCATCATGCCGAGCTGCTGAAGCCGCGCTGCCCTGCTTGCGACCAG cTGATCTTTTCCCAGCGTTGTACCGAGGCGGAGGGGCGGCGCTGGCACGAGAACCACTTCTGCTGCCAGGACTGCGCCGGGCCCCTGGGCGGGGGTCGTTATGCCCTGCCAGGGGGCGGCCCCTGTTGCCCCAGCTGCTTCAAGAGCCGCTACTCTGATGCGGACTCGAGCCTGGCCCTGGCACTTGAAGGAAGGGAGCCCCTCG CAGGGGGGGCGGAGCCCGGTTGGATTGAAGGAGGGGACCGCGCCCGGCTGAACGCCGTGACCAACTCCAGAGCAGCCCTCCTCGCCGCTGCCGTCAGCTCCAGCCCGGAAACCCAGAGGGGGCGGTGTGGATCCAGCCCCCCAAAAGAGTGTCGAGCTAGGAACATGGCAGAGGCACCCAAAGGGTGGGCGCAAAGGCGCCTGGAGACGCCCTCTGATCCCAAGGAGGATGCCCTCTGCCCCACCTGCTCCTCTTCCTCTGACTCCGAACCCGACGGCTTTTTCTTAGGCCAGCGCCTTCCGCGGCCAGGGGAGACCCCTGGCAGCCTCCACGCCGGAAGCAGCGACCCCTCCGGAAAGCCGTGCATCATCTGCTAG
- the PRICKLE4 gene encoding prickle-like protein 4 isoform X3 — MSILNSGCSHKGESPTLREPDPPANSDSDSGHLPEEDPGDTSAQSCQWGSPSHSRGLFLQERYCLALEEEELAELRLFCAQRRREALGQGVARLLPPKLEGHTCEKCRERLRPGEYGVFAARAGEQRCWHRPCFACQACGQALINLIYFYHNERLYCGRHHAELLKPRCPACDQLIFSQRCTEAEGRRWHENHFCCQDCAGPLGGGRYALPGGGPCCPSCFKSRYSDADSSLALALEGREPLAGGAEPGWIEGGDRARLNAVTNSRAALLAAAVSSSPETQRGRCGSSPPKECRARNMAEAPKGWAQRRLETPSDPKEDALCPTCSSSSDSEPDGFFLGQRLPRPGETPGSLHAGSSDPSGKPCIIC; from the exons ATGTCAATACTGAACTCAGGCTGCTCCCACAAAGGGGAGAGCCCCACCCTCAGGGAGCCAGACCCACCAGCCAACTCAGACAGTGACTCAGGCCACCTGCCAGAGGAGGACCCAGGAGATACTTCTGCTCAG TCCTGCCAGTGGGGCTCTCCCAGTCATAGTAGAGGCCTGTTTCTGCAGGAGCGCTACTGCCTGGCCCTTGAGGAGGAGGAGCTGGCAGAGCTGAGGCTCTTCTGTGCCCAGCGGAGGCGGGAGGCCCTGGGACAGGGGGTGGCCCGCCTGCTGCCTCCCAAGCTGGAAGGACACACCTGTGAGAAG TGCAGGGAGCGGCTGAGGCCCGGAGAGTACGGGGTGTTCGCAGCCCGGGCCGGGGAGCAGCGCTGCTGGCACCGGCCCTGCTTTGCCTGCCAGGCCTGTGGGCAGGCCCTGATAAACCTCATCTACTTCTACCACAATGAGCGTCTCTACTGTGGCCGTCATCATGCCGAGCTGCTGAAGCCGCGCTGCCCTGCTTGCGACCAG cTGATCTTTTCCCAGCGTTGTACCGAGGCGGAGGGGCGGCGCTGGCACGAGAACCACTTCTGCTGCCAGGACTGCGCCGGGCCCCTGGGCGGGGGTCGTTATGCCCTGCCAGGGGGCGGCCCCTGTTGCCCCAGCTGCTTCAAGAGCCGCTACTCTGATGCGGACTCGAGCCTGGCCCTGGCACTTGAAGGAAGGGAGCCCCTCG CAGGGGGGGCGGAGCCCGGTTGGATTGAAGGAGGGGACCGCGCCCGGCTGAACGCCGTGACCAACTCCAGAGCAGCCCTCCTCGCCGCTGCCGTCAGCTCCAGCCCGGAAACCCAGAGGGGGCGGTGTGGATCCAGCCCCCCAAAAGAGTGTCGAGCTAGGAACATGGCAGAGGCACCCAAAGGGTGGGCGCAAAGGCGCCTGGAGACGCCCTCTGATCCCAAGGAGGATGCCCTCTGCCCCACCTGCTCCTCTTCCTCTGACTCCGAACCCGACGGCTTTTTCTTAGGCCAGCGCCTTCCGCGGCCAGGGGAGACCCCTGGCAGCCTCCACGCCGGAAGCAGCGACCCCTCCGGAAAGCCGTGCATCATCTGCTAG
- the TOMM6 gene encoding mitochondrial import receptor subunit TOM6 homolog: protein MASSGVGMNAAGPAKETPEIPDNVGDWLRGVYRFATDRNDFRRNLILNLGLFAAGVWLARNLSDIDLMAPQPGV from the exons ATGGCTTCGAGCGGGGTTGGTATGAACGCAGCGGGACCCGCAAAAGAAACTCCCGAAATCCCAGACAACGTGGGAGATTGGCTTCGAGGCGTCTACCGCTTTGCCACCGATAGGAATGATTTCCGGAG gaacttgaTCCTCAATCTGGGACTTTTTGCTGCAGGAGTTTGGCTCGCCAGGAACTTGAGTGacattgacttaatggcaccccAGCCAGGGGTGTAG